The following proteins come from a genomic window of Mammaliicoccus sp. Marseille-Q6498:
- the proC gene encoding pyrroline-5-carboxylate reductase, whose translation MKIVFYGSGNMANAIFTGIVNSNSIEPENIFLTNKSNTKALEGYHETLGVSYSYDDAELLKDADYVFLSTKPYDFLKLAERIRPHINETNKFISIMAGLSINYIREHLQKDNPIARIMPNTNAHVGHSVTGISFSTNFGPNSKQEVLTLIEAFGTALEVKEDHLHQVTAITGSGPAFLYHVFEQYVTAGTKLGIEKSQVEESIKELIIGTGKMIERSDLKMDQLRKNITSKGGTTQAGLNALSNHDIEAIFLDCLNAAVERSMELAEDENN comes from the coding sequence ATGAAAATCGTATTTTACGGTTCAGGCAACATGGCGAATGCAATATTTACAGGGATTGTTAATAGCAACTCCATAGAACCAGAAAACATTTTTTTAACGAACAAATCTAATACAAAAGCATTAGAAGGTTATCACGAAACTTTAGGCGTAAGTTATAGTTATGATGATGCCGAATTATTAAAAGATGCTGATTACGTATTTTTAAGTACGAAGCCATACGACTTTTTAAAACTAGCTGAACGAATTAGACCACATATTAATGAGACTAATAAATTCATTTCTATTATGGCTGGTCTATCCATAAATTATATAAGAGAACATTTACAAAAAGATAATCCGATTGCTAGAATCATGCCAAACACAAATGCGCATGTTGGTCATTCGGTTACAGGCATTAGTTTTTCTACAAACTTCGGTCCAAATTCTAAACAAGAAGTTTTAACGCTTATTGAAGCATTTGGTACTGCATTGGAAGTTAAAGAGGATCACTTACATCAAGTTACTGCAATTACAGGAAGCGGTCCTGCATTTTTATATCACGTTTTCGAACAATATGTTACGGCAGGTACTAAACTAGGTATTGAAAAATCTCAAGTAGAAGAATCTATTAAAGAATTAATAATTGGTACAGGTAAAATGATCGAACGTTCTGATTTGAAAATGGACCAATTAAGAAAGAATATTACATCAAAAGGCGGCACAACTCAGGCTGGTTTGAATGCGTTAAGCAATCATGATATCGAAGCGATATTTTTAGATTGTTTAAATGCTGCTGTTGAAAGAAGCATGGAATTAGCAGAAGATGAAAACAATTAA
- a CDS encoding segregation/condensation protein A: MYEVKLDAFEGPLDLLLHLIQKYEIDIYDIPMKELTEQYLSYIHQMKTLEINVASEYLVMASELLMIKSKLLLPIQPTEFDDLDEDPREDLVKQLIEYQNYKEYAELLNHKKNDREQIFVKKPADLSKFEAVYDKRAPLDLNLTDLIVAYQRTKKRQKFNQPQSVTVNEDSYTVEMATTQIRKELAQKKTYKFFESLPNNLTINVLVTMFLAILDMMKLRQIDVFQQHQFGEITINRGVNYVSE, from the coding sequence ATGTATGAAGTAAAACTTGATGCCTTTGAAGGACCTTTAGATTTATTACTTCATTTGATTCAGAAATACGAGATAGATATTTATGATATTCCAATGAAGGAATTAACAGAACAGTACTTAAGTTATATTCATCAAATGAAAACGTTAGAAATAAATGTTGCTAGTGAATATTTAGTGATGGCTTCTGAGTTGCTAATGATTAAAAGTAAATTACTTTTACCTATTCAACCAACAGAATTTGATGATTTAGACGAAGATCCAAGGGAAGACTTAGTTAAACAATTAATTGAATATCAAAATTATAAAGAATATGCTGAGTTATTAAATCATAAGAAGAATGACAGAGAACAAATTTTCGTTAAAAAGCCAGCCGATTTATCTAAATTTGAAGCGGTTTATGATAAGCGTGCACCGTTAGACTTGAATTTGACCGATTTAATTGTCGCTTATCAACGTACGAAGAAGAGACAAAAGTTTAATCAGCCTCAAAGTGTTACTGTAAATGAAGATTCATACACTGTTGAAATGGCAACAACTCAAATTCGTAAAGAACTCGCGCAAAAGAAAACTTATAAATTCTTTGAATCTTTACCAAATAATTTAACGATTAATGTTTTAGTAACAATGTTTTTAGCAATATTAGATATGATGAAATTGAGGCAAATTGATGTATTTCAACAGCATCAATTTGGAGAAATAACTATAAATCGAGGCGTTAATTATGTCAGTGAGTAA
- a CDS encoding NUDIX hydrolase, with protein sequence MKLIEETLSKELIYNGKIINLEKHEVKLPNGETSSREVVLHNGAVSVLAITPENEVIVVEQYRKAMEKVLLEIPAGKLEVGEERESAAFRELEEETGYIADELKLIGEVYGSPGFCNEKISIYLADNLTEGEVNLDDDEFLHLKKLPISEIKELVLSQKIEDAKTMIAFQYLLLNYNHSK encoded by the coding sequence ATGAAACTAATTGAAGAAACTTTATCGAAAGAATTAATTTATAATGGAAAAATTATTAACCTTGAAAAACATGAAGTGAAACTTCCAAATGGAGAAACAAGTTCAAGAGAAGTCGTATTACACAATGGTGCTGTTTCAGTTTTAGCAATTACACCAGAGAATGAAGTCATTGTAGTTGAACAGTATAGAAAAGCTATGGAAAAAGTACTTTTAGAAATTCCTGCTGGCAAATTAGAAGTAGGGGAAGAAAGAGAAAGTGCTGCTTTTCGTGAATTAGAAGAAGAGACTGGCTATATTGCGGATGAATTAAAATTAATTGGAGAAGTATACGGTAGTCCAGGCTTTTGTAATGAGAAGATTAGCATTTATTTAGCGGATAATTTAACGGAAGGTGAAGTTAATTTAGATGACGACGAATTTTTACATTTAAAGAAACTGCCTATTTCAGAAATTAAAGAATTAGTATTATCACAAAAAATAGAAGATGCTAAAACAATGATTGCTTTTCAATACTTGTTATTAAATTATAATCATTCTAAATAA
- a CDS encoding DUF309 domain-containing protein, protein METNIISFHYHFHVLRHYFECHDILEEHWKDQEHFTKNDAIVSLILFSTACYHYRRGNFKGALKSYKNALQVAELNTEFEHLGIEKAQYISLINTQLMRIEQGETYNNIQLPLTTACYQSLESTYEDFEFNYNTDVSDYIKHYHLLRDRSEVIKSRNLAYELRHSKQ, encoded by the coding sequence ATGGAAACAAATATTATATCGTTTCATTATCATTTCCATGTGTTAAGGCATTACTTTGAATGTCATGACATTTTGGAAGAACATTGGAAAGACCAAGAACATTTCACTAAAAATGATGCAATCGTTAGCCTCATCTTATTCTCAACTGCGTGCTATCATTATAGACGTGGTAATTTTAAAGGCGCACTTAAATCATATAAAAATGCATTACAAGTTGCAGAACTCAATACAGAATTCGAACATTTAGGTATTGAGAAAGCACAATATATATCATTAATTAACACACAATTGATGCGTATAGAGCAAGGTGAAACATATAACAACATTCAATTACCTTTAACGACTGCTTGTTATCAATCTTTAGAAAGTACTTACGAAGATTTCGAATTCAATTACAATACGGACGTTTCAGACTACATTAAACATTATCATTTATTAAGAGATCGCTCTGAAGTTATTAAAAGCCGTAACTTAGCTTATGAACTACGCCATTCTAAACAATAA
- the xerD gene encoding site-specific tyrosine recombinase XerD: MIQIINEFIDFIRIEKGLSQNTIQSYKRDLTQYNDYLIEQKVSHIDNIDRLVIQKYFAHLKSNGKSSKTIARMAATIRSFHQFAIREKYAVKDPTILIETPKYEQKLPDVLSEKEVDQLLTFSHITNERDERDKVMLELLYSTGVRVTELIQLKVEDINLTMGFVRVFGKGNKERIVPLGEPVLRLLRHYINEVRPKLLKKQITDILFLNARGGMLTRQGFWKILKKIGVEKGITKTLTPHTLRHSFATHLLENGADLRAVQEMLGHSDISTTQLYTHISKKQIRDMYMNYHPRAKKEHKDDTKESK, encoded by the coding sequence ATGATTCAAATAATTAACGAGTTTATAGATTTTATTAGAATAGAAAAAGGCTTAAGTCAAAATACGATTCAATCTTATAAAAGAGATTTAACACAGTATAATGATTATTTAATTGAACAAAAGGTTAGCCATATAGATAATATTGACCGTTTAGTCATACAAAAATATTTCGCACATTTAAAATCAAATGGCAAATCTTCTAAAACCATTGCGAGAATGGCTGCTACGATAAGAAGTTTTCATCAATTTGCGATAAGAGAAAAATACGCAGTTAAAGATCCGACTATTTTAATCGAGACACCGAAGTATGAACAAAAATTACCTGACGTTCTAAGTGAAAAAGAAGTCGATCAATTATTAACATTTTCACATATTACGAATGAACGAGACGAAAGAGATAAAGTGATGTTGGAATTGCTCTATAGTACAGGCGTTAGGGTAACTGAATTAATACAATTAAAAGTTGAAGACATTAACTTAACGATGGGATTCGTGAGAGTGTTTGGTAAAGGGAATAAAGAAAGAATTGTTCCTCTTGGAGAACCTGTATTACGTTTATTAAGACATTACATAAATGAAGTGAGACCTAAACTTCTTAAAAAACAAATTACAGATATATTATTTTTAAATGCTAGAGGTGGCATGTTAACAAGACAAGGATTTTGGAAAATATTAAAAAAAATCGGCGTGGAAAAAGGAATAACGAAGACGTTAACACCACATACATTAAGACATTCATTTGCGACGCATTTATTAGAAAATGGTGCAGACTTAAGAGCAGTACAAGAAATGTTAGGGCATTCTGATATTTCAACAACACAACTTTATACACATATTTCGAAAAAACAAATTCGAGATATGTATATGAATTATCACCCAAGAGCAAAAAAGGAGCATAAAGATGACACAAAAGAATCAAAGTAA
- a CDS encoding Fur family transcriptional regulator: protein MEERIQRVKEQLHNASYKLTPQREATVRVLLENEADHLSAEDVYLKVKDKAPEIGLATVYRTLELLAELKVVDKINFGDGVARFDLRKEGAKHFHHHMVCMECGTVDEIEEDLLEDVERRVEKDFNFKILDHRLTFHGICYRCRED, encoded by the coding sequence TTGGAAGAACGTATACAACGTGTAAAAGAACAATTGCACAACGCTTCCTATAAGTTAACGCCACAACGCGAAGCTACGGTTAGAGTATTGTTGGAAAATGAAGCTGATCATTTAAGTGCTGAAGATGTTTATTTGAAAGTTAAAGACAAGGCACCTGAGATTGGTTTAGCAACAGTTTATCGTACACTTGAACTTTTAGCTGAATTAAAAGTAGTTGATAAAATTAACTTTGGCGATGGTGTTGCTAGATTTGATTTGAGAAAAGAAGGGGCAAAACATTTTCATCACCATATGGTATGTATGGAATGTGGTACTGTTGACGAAATTGAAGAAGATTTACTTGAAGATGTTGAACGACGTGTTGAAAAAGATTTTAATTTTAAAATTTTAGACCATCGATTAACTTTTCACGGAATCTGTTACAGATGTCGTGAAGATTAA
- the rnz gene encoding ribonuclease Z — protein sequence MELTFLGTSAGLPTKERNTQSIAFNCLPHENQIWLFDVGEATQHRILHSGIKLGKVSHIFITHLHGDHIFGLPGLLTSRSFQGGKDKPLTIIGPKGIAQYIHTALEISQSNLNYQITVNEFNTETELNVDGFHIRALPLKHGILSVGYRITAPDIEGKLDVDKLKELGMEPGPLYQEVKANETFHYNDHTYQSKDFKGQKKKGKVITIFGDTMPCDNEMILAKDADVIVHETTYIEGEKNLANSYFHSHIEDVLQLMTEANVKKGLFTHLSNRYELDDIHEIEKDLKTDTHHQFHFVKDYDSFQI from the coding sequence ATGGAATTAACATTTTTAGGTACAAGTGCCGGGCTACCGACTAAAGAAAGAAATACACAATCTATAGCCTTTAATTGTCTGCCGCATGAAAATCAAATATGGTTATTTGATGTGGGAGAGGCTACACAACATAGAATTTTACATTCAGGCATTAAATTAGGTAAAGTAAGTCATATTTTTATAACACATTTACATGGTGATCATATATTTGGCTTACCAGGATTATTAACAAGTCGTTCTTTCCAAGGTGGCAAAGATAAGCCTCTAACTATAATCGGACCAAAAGGGATAGCTCAGTATATTCATACTGCATTAGAAATTTCCCAATCAAATTTAAATTATCAAATAACAGTGAATGAATTCAATACTGAAACAGAACTGAATGTAGATGGGTTCCACATTCGAGCATTGCCATTAAAACATGGCATATTATCTGTCGGTTATAGAATTACTGCACCAGATATTGAAGGTAAATTAGATGTCGATAAACTTAAAGAATTAGGTATGGAACCGGGTCCTTTATATCAAGAAGTAAAAGCTAACGAAACTTTTCATTATAATGACCATACTTATCAATCTAAAGATTTTAAAGGTCAGAAGAAAAAGGGGAAAGTCATTACGATATTTGGCGATACAATGCCTTGTGATAATGAAATGATATTGGCTAAAGACGCTGACGTAATCGTTCATGAAACAACGTATATCGAAGGTGAAAAGAACCTCGCAAATTCTTATTTTCATAGTCACATTGAAGATGTTCTACAATTAATGACTGAAGCGAATGTTAAAAAAGGGTTATTCACACATTTATCTAATAGATATGAATTAGACGACATACATGAAATTGAAAAAGATTTAAAAACAGACACTCATCACCAATTTCATTTTGTTAAAGATTATGATAGTTTCCAAATTTAA
- a CDS encoding SDR family NAD(P)-dependent oxidoreductase, with protein MIGKHYLLTGATGSLGESLIQSLDNHGAFVTIIVRNQGKANLLQTKYKNILNTIILDLNDSTQINKIDELDVNPFRKYDGVINNAGLGYFKSNEAHSLEEITEIYNINLVNLILLLNKILPKLRRNASVVNISSISGKVTTPYGSHYAASKAALISFTNALRLEREDLHVLTINPGPFVSQFHAKADPTGTFQKLTQNIQLDVDELAEQIIKGIINKKEEINEPKWMDIGLRFYQLAPRTFEKLFKKGFLSKKI; from the coding sequence ATGATAGGCAAACATTATTTATTAACTGGTGCGACAGGTTCGCTTGGGGAAAGTTTAATACAATCACTCGATAATCATGGCGCATTTGTAACGATAATCGTAAGAAATCAAGGAAAAGCAAATTTACTACAAACAAAATATAAAAATATTTTAAATACGATCATTTTAGATTTAAACGATTCAACTCAAATCAATAAAATTGATGAATTAGATGTTAATCCATTTCGTAAATATGATGGCGTTATAAACAATGCTGGATTAGGATACTTTAAATCTAATGAAGCACATTCATTAGAAGAAATTACAGAAATTTATAACATCAATCTCGTAAACCTTATATTATTATTAAATAAAATACTTCCTAAACTAAGAAGGAACGCTTCAGTCGTTAATATTTCATCAATTTCAGGGAAAGTGACGACACCATATGGTAGTCATTACGCAGCATCAAAAGCAGCATTAATAAGTTTTACAAATGCACTAAGATTAGAAAGAGAAGACTTACACGTGTTAACTATAAATCCTGGACCATTTGTATCTCAATTTCACGCAAAAGCAGATCCTACTGGAACATTTCAAAAATTAACACAAAATATTCAGCTAGACGTAGACGAATTAGCAGAACAAATAATAAAAGGTATTATAAATAAAAAAGAAGAAATAAACGAACCTAAATGGATGGACATCGGACTAAGATTTTATCAATTAGCACCAAGAACATTCGAGAAACTATTTAAAAAAGGATTTTTAAGTAAAAAAATATAA
- the scpB gene encoding SMC-Scp complex subunit ScpB: protein MSVSKLGLLEGILYSLGDEGIEINQLCDLLELTPTQLKDLASEYDRETLQIIFYGNKCILSAKPIMHPYLEQLMIDNMNTKLSQAALETLSIIAYNQPVTRSDIEVIRGVNSDASVKTLIAKGVIESKHNEQSRSQLLYTTDYFLNVFGLSSLDDLPKSPSEENEQEEMDLFFSSMNEKQKEEQ from the coding sequence ATGTCAGTGAGTAAATTGGGATTATTAGAAGGGATATTATATTCTTTAGGCGATGAAGGTATAGAGATAAATCAGCTATGCGATTTACTTGAACTAACACCTACACAGTTAAAAGATTTAGCTTCTGAATATGATAGAGAAACATTACAAATTATTTTTTATGGAAACAAGTGCATATTATCAGCAAAGCCAATTATGCATCCATACTTAGAACAATTAATGATTGATAATATGAATACAAAGTTATCGCAAGCAGCGTTAGAAACATTGTCTATTATCGCTTATAATCAACCTGTTACAAGAAGTGATATTGAAGTGATAAGAGGCGTTAATTCTGATGCATCTGTAAAGACTTTAATAGCTAAAGGTGTTATAGAATCTAAACATAACGAACAATCAAGAAGTCAGCTATTATATACAACTGATTACTTTTTAAATGTGTTTGGGCTATCCTCTTTAGATGATTTACCGAAATCACCAAGTGAAGAAAATGAACAAGAAGAAATGGATTTGTTTTTTAGTAGCATGAATGAAAAACAAAAAGAGGAGCAATAA
- a CDS encoding aldo/keto reductase translates to MQKNTLKSGIEISEMGLGCMSLGQDVKHAETIVDEAINQGITYFDTADLYDFGENEKIVGSLLKKYQNKNDIVIGSKVGNHFDKETKEHHWDPSKEHIMNSIKETLQRLDVEQLDLYMLHGGTIEDNKDETIEAFERLKEQGLIKAYGISSIRPNVINYYLENSNIETIMMQFSLLDNRPEDLIEKIDEHGVKFLARGPVSKGLLTDKSRNVLESKFKDGLLEYNYNDLFETIQKLNSQFDNLSEVTFNYLKSFNALGSIITGASSKEQLIDNVKNYNGKLTEEQIEHAKAIVKNMHYTNHLE, encoded by the coding sequence ATGCAAAAAAATACTTTAAAAAGTGGCATAGAAATATCAGAAATGGGTTTAGGGTGCATGAGTCTTGGGCAAGATGTTAAACACGCAGAAACAATTGTGGATGAAGCAATTAACCAAGGTATAACTTATTTTGATACAGCAGATTTATATGATTTCGGTGAAAATGAAAAAATTGTCGGTTCATTACTTAAAAAATATCAAAACAAAAATGATATCGTCATTGGTTCAAAAGTCGGCAATCATTTTGACAAAGAAACAAAAGAACATCATTGGGATCCTTCTAAAGAACACATTATGAACAGCATTAAAGAAACATTACAAAGATTAGATGTAGAGCAACTTGATTTATATATGCTACACGGTGGCACAATTGAAGATAATAAAGACGAAACAATCGAAGCATTTGAAAGATTAAAAGAACAAGGCTTAATTAAAGCTTATGGTATTTCTTCAATTAGACCGAATGTAATCAATTATTATTTAGAAAATAGTAATATCGAAACAATCATGATGCAATTTAGCCTTTTAGATAACCGTCCAGAAGACTTAATTGAAAAAATTGATGAACACGGCGTAAAATTTTTAGCAAGAGGTCCAGTTTCAAAAGGACTATTAACAGATAAATCAAGAAACGTATTAGAAAGTAAATTCAAAGACGGTTTACTAGAATACAATTACAATGACTTATTTGAAACAATTCAAAAACTAAACAGCCAATTTGATAATTTATCAGAAGTTACCTTTAATTACTTAAAATCATTCAATGCGCTAGGTTCAATCATAACCGGTGCAAGTTCTAAAGAACAACTCATCGATAACGTTAAAAATTACAACGGTAAATTAACAGAAGAACAAATAGAACACGCAAAAGCAATCGTTAAAAACATGCATTACACAAATCATTTAGAATAG
- the resA gene encoding thiol-disulfide oxidoreductase ResA: MKKKQKTILQIIITAVILLAIIFTVWSSLTKDNDKVAQVGDDAPLFELQTVDGKQVNLKDLKGKGVLINFWGTWCEPCKREMPELEKQYQKYKDKGVEVVAIHVRNNPQQIKQYLSSLKETPTFKVAMDNDNLVTDAYGVNPLPTTITVDKDGKIKAKHTGELSKKQIIKEMESVKVK; encoded by the coding sequence ATGAAGAAGAAACAAAAGACGATACTGCAAATTATTATAACAGCGGTCATTCTTCTAGCGATAATATTTACAGTCTGGTCCAGTCTTACTAAAGATAATGATAAAGTTGCTCAAGTAGGTGATGACGCACCTTTGTTTGAACTTCAAACAGTTGACGGCAAACAAGTCAATTTAAAAGATTTAAAAGGGAAAGGTGTTTTAATTAACTTTTGGGGTACTTGGTGTGAACCTTGTAAACGCGAAATGCCTGAATTAGAGAAACAATATCAAAAATATAAAGATAAAGGCGTAGAAGTGGTTGCAATACATGTTAGAAACAACCCACAACAAATTAAACAATATTTAAGCTCTTTAAAAGAAACACCAACATTTAAAGTTGCTATGGACAATGATAATTTAGTTACAGATGCTTATGGCGTAAATCCGTTGCCGACTACTATTACTGTAGATAAAGATGGCAAAATAAAAGCAAAACATACAGGCGAGCTTTCTAAAAAACAAATTATTAAAGAAATGGAATCGGTCAAAGTGAAATAG
- the zwf gene encoding glucose-6-phosphate dehydrogenase: protein MATETKNIPCLITIFGATGDLSHRKLFPSIFHLYQQNQLDEHIAIIGVGRRDWTTEKFRTEIKASVEKHVQNTEKLDEFMEHVFYQSHDVSDASSYQALLDFAKELDTQFQLEGNRLFYLAMAPQFFGMVTDFLKSSGLTDTKGFKRLIIEKPFGTNLSSAEELNEQIRRSFKEEEIYRIDHYLGKDMVQNIEVLRFANAMFEPLWNNKYISNVQVTSSEILGVEDRGGYYENSGALKDMFQNHMLQMVALLAMEPPISLNSEDVRNEKVKVLRSIRPLDESEVKQHFVRGQYDKGHIDGEHVKSYRDEDNVADDSNTPTFVAGKLLIDNFRWAGVPFFIRTGKRMKKKGIQVVVEFKEVPMNLYYQRDNQLESNLLVINIQPNEGLSLHLNAKKHVQGIETEPVQLSYSMSAQDKMNTVDAYENLIFDCLKGDSTNFTHWEELKATWKYVDVIQNVWDNDKAPFPNYRSGTNGPIKSQLLLSVDGFKWWDDIN from the coding sequence TTGGCAACCGAAACTAAAAATATACCATGTTTAATAACAATATTTGGGGCTACTGGTGACTTGAGTCATCGTAAATTATTCCCTTCTATTTTTCATTTATATCAACAAAATCAATTAGACGAGCACATCGCAATTATAGGTGTTGGTCGAAGAGATTGGACAACAGAAAAATTTAGAACAGAAATAAAAGCATCTGTAGAAAAACATGTTCAAAACACTGAGAAATTAGATGAGTTTATGGAACATGTATTTTATCAATCACACGATGTGAGTGATGCTTCTAGTTATCAAGCACTATTAGATTTTGCTAAAGAGCTAGATACACAATTTCAATTAGAAGGTAATCGATTATTCTACCTTGCAATGGCACCTCAATTTTTCGGAATGGTAACTGACTTCTTAAAATCATCTGGACTTACAGATACTAAAGGATTTAAACGATTAATTATAGAAAAACCATTTGGTACAAATTTATCTTCTGCTGAAGAATTAAACGAACAAATTAGAAGATCATTTAAAGAAGAAGAAATATACAGAATTGATCATTACTTAGGTAAAGATATGGTACAGAACATCGAAGTACTAAGATTCGCTAATGCAATGTTTGAACCATTATGGAACAATAAATACATTTCTAATGTTCAAGTTACGTCTTCAGAAATTTTAGGCGTAGAAGATCGTGGTGGATATTACGAGAATAGTGGCGCACTTAAAGACATGTTCCAAAACCATATGTTACAAATGGTTGCACTATTAGCAATGGAACCACCTATTAGTTTAAACAGTGAAGATGTTAGAAATGAGAAAGTTAAAGTATTACGTTCTATTCGACCACTTGATGAATCAGAAGTTAAACAACATTTCGTTCGTGGTCAATATGATAAAGGTCATATCGATGGTGAACATGTTAAAAGTTATAGAGACGAAGATAATGTAGCTGATGATTCTAATACACCTACATTTGTTGCTGGTAAGCTTTTAATAGATAACTTTAGATGGGCAGGCGTTCCATTCTTTATTAGAACGGGTAAACGTATGAAGAAAAAAGGTATTCAAGTCGTAGTTGAATTTAAAGAAGTACCTATGAATTTATACTATCAACGTGATAATCAATTAGAATCTAATTTGTTAGTGATAAATATACAACCTAACGAAGGCTTATCTTTACACTTAAATGCTAAAAAACATGTCCAAGGTATTGAAACAGAACCTGTTCAATTATCTTATTCAATGAGTGCTCAAGATAAAATGAACACAGTAGACGCTTATGAGAACCTAATATTTGATTGTCTTAAAGGTGATTCTACTAACTTTACGCATTGGGAAGAATTAAAAGCAACATGGAAATATGTGGATGTTATTCAAAATGTATGGGACAATGATAAAGCACCATTCCCAAATTATAGATCAGGCACTAATGGACCTATTAAGAGTCAATTATTATTGTCAGTAGACGGATTTAAATGGTGGGACGATATTAACTAA
- a CDS encoding pseudouridine synthase: MSEELERLQKVIAKSGYTSRRKAEKLIEEGLVYVNHNQVKELGTKVKSSDYIEVEGIPLEMPDKLYILFHKPTKVITSVSDDKDRTVVTDFFKEIKTRIFPVGRLDYDTSGLLILTNDGEFTNLMTHPRYKIQKKYVAKLKGYLLREEVKQLEKGIKLEDGVTQPAIVKVKSQDRDRNVTHVEITITEGRNRQVRRMFSHFGHEVVKLSRVEYGPLNLKGLNAGQGRTLSPHEIKVLRHLAQDGK, from the coding sequence ATGAGTGAAGAATTAGAGAGATTACAAAAAGTTATCGCAAAAAGTGGTTATACATCAAGAAGAAAAGCCGAAAAATTAATCGAAGAAGGCTTAGTATACGTTAACCATAATCAAGTTAAAGAATTAGGTACAAAAGTTAAAAGCTCAGATTATATTGAAGTTGAAGGTATTCCATTAGAAATGCCAGATAAACTTTATATATTATTTCATAAGCCAACTAAAGTTATTACAAGTGTTTCAGATGATAAAGATAGAACAGTCGTTACAGATTTCTTTAAAGAGATTAAGACGAGAATTTTCCCTGTTGGCCGCTTAGATTATGACACGTCAGGATTGCTTATTTTAACAAATGATGGTGAATTCACAAACTTGATGACGCATCCTCGTTATAAAATTCAAAAAAAGTATGTTGCTAAATTAAAAGGTTACTTACTAAGAGAAGAAGTTAAACAACTTGAAAAAGGGATTAAACTTGAAGATGGCGTAACACAACCAGCGATCGTTAAAGTAAAAAGCCAAGATAGAGACAGAAATGTTACGCATGTTGAAATTACAATAACTGAAGGACGAAATAGACAAGTTAGAAGAATGTTTAGTCACTTTGGTCATGAAGTAGTTAAATTATCAAGAGTAGAATACGGTCCATTAAATTTAAAAGGATTGAATGCAGGACAAGGTAGAACGTTATCTCCACATGAAATAAAAGTACTAAGACATTTAGCACAAGACGGCAAATAA